One Cupriavidus taiwanensis DNA window includes the following coding sequences:
- a CDS encoding DUF1624 domain-containing protein: MMPIPLARSASGPTRRLLSIDALRGLVILIMLLDHVRDMFFLHVPVGDPMDVAAISPALFFSRTLAHLCAPVFIGLAGVSAWLYGNAGHDRRAVSGFLFRRGLFLVVLELTLVGYAWTWRLPPQVIYLQVIWAIGLSMLALAALVWLPRAALVAVGVALVAGHNLLSPLHFPVDSAWHVPWAILHDRTWIEVADGLRVRTSYPVLPWIGVIALGYAAGPWFATGVPARVRQLRLAGWGVAMLAGFAGLRALNGYGQEQKWMPGADALHTAMSFLNVTKYPPSLLFLLLTLGTGCLLLAWLERVQGGRAARCLAVFGAVPMFFYLLHLYVLQGLYQFCVYRWGLNQGRVFGFDHVWQLWLVAAVLALVLWPAVRWFAALKAARRDWRWLKYF, from the coding sequence ATGATGCCGATTCCACTGGCGCGGAGCGCCTCCGGCCCAACCCGCAGGCTGCTTTCCATCGACGCGCTGCGCGGGCTGGTGATCCTGATCATGCTGCTGGACCATGTGCGGGACATGTTCTTCCTGCACGTGCCGGTCGGCGATCCGATGGACGTCGCCGCCATCTCGCCGGCGCTGTTCTTTTCGCGGACGCTGGCCCACCTGTGCGCGCCGGTGTTTATCGGCCTGGCGGGGGTCTCGGCCTGGCTCTATGGCAACGCCGGCCATGACCGGCGCGCGGTCAGCGGCTTCCTGTTCAGGCGCGGCCTGTTCCTGGTGGTGCTGGAGCTGACCCTGGTGGGCTATGCCTGGACCTGGCGGCTGCCGCCGCAGGTGATCTACCTGCAGGTGATCTGGGCCATCGGGCTGAGCATGCTGGCGCTGGCGGCACTGGTGTGGCTGCCGCGCGCGGCGCTGGTTGCGGTGGGCGTGGCACTGGTGGCCGGGCATAACCTGCTGAGCCCGCTGCATTTTCCCGTCGACAGTGCCTGGCACGTGCCCTGGGCGATCCTGCACGACCGCACCTGGATCGAGGTGGCCGACGGCTTGCGCGTGCGCACCTCATACCCGGTGCTGCCGTGGATCGGCGTGATCGCGCTGGGCTACGCGGCAGGGCCGTGGTTTGCCACCGGCGTGCCCGCGCGCGTGCGGCAGCTGCGGCTGGCCGGATGGGGCGTGGCGATGCTGGCCGGGTTTGCCGGCCTGCGCGCGCTCAATGGCTACGGCCAGGAGCAGAAATGGATGCCAGGCGCGGATGCCCTGCATACCGCGATGAGCTTCCTCAACGTCACCAAGTACCCGCCGTCGCTGCTGTTCCTGCTGCTGACGCTGGGCACCGGCTGCCTGCTGCTGGCGTGGCTGGAGCGCGTGCAGGGCGGCCGGGCGGCGCGCTGCCTGGCCGTGTTCGGCGCGGTGCCGATGTTCTTCTACCTGCTGCACCTGTATGTGCTGCAGGGCCTGTACCAGTTTTGCGTGTACCGCTGGGGGCTGAACCAGGGCCGCGTGTTCGGCTTCGACCATGTCTGGCAGCTGTGGCTGGTGGCAGCGGTGCTGGCGCTGGTGCTGTGGCCGGCGGTGCGCTGGTTCGCCGCGCTGAAGGCGGCGCGGCGCGACTGGCGCTGGCTGAAATACTTCTGA
- a CDS encoding efflux transporter outer membrane subunit: protein MRSLPRPRCRTPLPPRLLLPGALVLALAACTLEPQYQRPEAPIPSAWPDGAAYRTSQARPANATAQSAQPGQPAQPPGPSAADLGWRDVFVDPQLRQLIELALANNRDLRMATLAIDEARALYQIQRAAQFPTVEGTAGVVSQRLPQRLRAAGQSPQITTYNAGIGLTAFELDFFGRVRSLKHAALEEYMATEEARRSAQISLVAEVASAYLTLRADRALLQLSQDTLKTQQDAAEMVRRGHQVGAMAQLDQHRAQTQVQTAQVGVEQYTRQVAQDENALALLIGGPLPKSVLDAGAAPANPNAPAPDPLDARMLMREFPEGLPSSVLVRRPDILDAEHRLKAANANIGAARAAFFPRISLTGALGVASSSLAGLFSGGMAWVFAPQLTVPIFDAGRNRAGLDAANVRKDINVANYEKTIQTAFREVADSMAARATYERQVQAQEALVREGSETRRLSEMRFKNGVDDYFGVFDAQRQLYTAQQALITYKLAGLTSRVSLYKALGGGWREVTEAAPVAGGGSQAAAVARPQAAARPQAVAQPQAVAQPQAVARPQAGAQPQAVAQPQAVAQPQAVAQQQPVAQPQPAVQPQAPAPSPATVQPVQPAPAATAPR, encoded by the coding sequence ATGCGAAGCCTGCCCCGCCCCCGATGCCGTACGCCCCTGCCGCCACGCCTGCTGCTGCCCGGCGCGCTTGTCCTGGCGCTTGCCGCGTGCACGCTCGAGCCGCAATACCAGCGCCCCGAAGCCCCGATCCCGTCAGCATGGCCGGACGGCGCGGCCTACCGCACTTCGCAAGCCAGGCCGGCCAACGCCACCGCGCAGTCGGCACAGCCAGGCCAGCCGGCGCAGCCCCCCGGCCCCTCTGCCGCCGACCTGGGCTGGCGCGATGTCTTCGTCGACCCGCAGCTGCGCCAGCTGATCGAGCTGGCGCTGGCCAACAACCGCGACCTGCGCATGGCCACGCTGGCCATCGACGAAGCCCGCGCGCTGTACCAGATCCAGCGCGCGGCGCAGTTCCCCACCGTGGAGGGCACTGCCGGCGTGGTGTCGCAGCGGCTGCCGCAACGGCTGCGCGCGGCGGGACAGTCGCCGCAGATCACCACGTACAACGCCGGCATCGGCCTGACCGCGTTCGAGCTGGACTTCTTCGGCCGCGTGCGCAGCCTCAAGCATGCCGCGCTGGAGGAATACATGGCCACCGAGGAGGCGCGCCGAAGCGCGCAGATCAGCCTGGTGGCGGAAGTGGCCAGCGCCTACCTGACGCTGCGCGCCGACCGCGCGCTGCTGCAGCTGTCGCAGGACACGCTCAAGACCCAGCAGGACGCGGCGGAGATGGTGCGGCGCGGGCACCAGGTGGGCGCGATGGCGCAGCTGGACCAGCACCGCGCGCAAACCCAGGTGCAGACCGCGCAGGTGGGCGTGGAGCAGTACACCCGGCAGGTGGCGCAGGACGAGAACGCGCTGGCACTGCTGATCGGCGGCCCGCTGCCAAAGTCGGTGCTGGATGCCGGTGCCGCGCCTGCGAATCCGAATGCCCCCGCGCCCGACCCGCTCGACGCACGCATGCTGATGCGCGAGTTCCCGGAAGGCCTGCCTTCCAGCGTGCTGGTGCGCCGGCCCGACATCCTCGACGCCGAGCACCGGCTCAAGGCCGCCAACGCCAATATCGGCGCGGCGCGCGCAGCCTTCTTCCCGCGCATCTCGCTGACCGGCGCGCTGGGCGTGGCCAGCAGCAGCCTGGCCGGATTGTTCTCGGGCGGCATGGCGTGGGTCTTTGCGCCGCAGCTGACGGTGCCGATCTTCGATGCGGGACGCAACCGCGCCGGCCTGGATGCGGCCAACGTGCGCAAGGACATCAACGTCGCCAACTACGAGAAGACCATCCAGACCGCCTTCCGCGAAGTGGCCGACAGCATGGCGGCACGCGCCACCTACGAGCGCCAGGTGCAGGCGCAGGAAGCGCTGGTGCGCGAGGGCAGCGAAACCCGGCGGCTGTCGGAGATGCGCTTCAAGAACGGCGTGGACGACTACTTCGGCGTGTTCGATGCGCAGCGCCAGCTCTACACCGCGCAGCAGGCGCTGATCACCTACAAGCTGGCCGGGCTGACCAGCCGCGTGTCGCTGTACAAGGCGCTGGGCGGAGGCTGGCGCGAAGTGACCGAGGCCGCGCCGGTGGCCGGCGGCGGGAGCCAGGCGGCGGCCGTTGCCCGGCCGCAGGCAGCGGCGCGGCCCCAGGCGGTGGCGCAACCTCAGGCTGTTGCGCAGCCGCAAGCCGTCGCGCGACCGCAGGCGGGGGCGCAGCCGCAAGCCGTCGCGCAGCCGCAAGCCGTCGCACAGCCGCAAGCCGTCGCACAACAACAGCCCGTCGCGCAGCCGCAACCCGCGGTGCAACCGCAAGCGCCGGCACCGTCCCCGGCAACGGTCCAGCCGGTCCAGCCGGCCCCTGCCGCGACTGCGCCGCGCTAA
- a CDS encoding glycosyltransferase: MFALFLENQTLLVINGGVLLAVVLLSLLCRHDRAADRILFGGVTALLLGVYLTWRVRETLPDWQMTFASVWAHAFFAFECMTLAYTLLSIVVLARTSNHTPDADAGEAALRRAQQVPPVDIFIATYNEGLEILEKTIVSALAIDYPDFRVWVLDDTRRDWLREFCERVGAHYVTRPDNAHAKAGNLNNGLRHSDAAGGAPYILVLDADFAPHRNILLRTVGLFADPRVGVVQTPQFYYNADPIQYNLRATECWVDEQRAFFDVMQPAKDAWGAAFCIGTSFVVRRDLIELIGGFPTGTVTEDIHLTYRLLPHGYITRWLNERLSVGLSAEGLPEYISQRSRWGLGTIQVALTADGPLRGRGYTGMQRLHYVHGLLHWLSRPFTLMLLAGPLLYWYFGVSTLYGEPLQFLAYGLPALVAYWAYSIWITGQRALPIFTEVTQIVAALAVTASLVSAMFKPFGRPFKVTNKGLDRSKLVIHGKFAALYAGLLGFSALGLGRALMVDPDAQGLAFNTIWTGVALMLYLASLLVCVELPRPRKEERFPHHAAALLRVDGREYRVTTKDLSCNGVAVITPLAPAFRPGMEGALWLAQTGWIPCRVVRRDGQLLGIALHASMAARHALIRLLFTDPAHNIARQGQPRLAISRFMRRALMG; this comes from the coding sequence ATGTTCGCCCTCTTCCTGGAAAACCAGACGCTGCTGGTCATCAACGGCGGCGTGCTGCTGGCCGTGGTGCTGCTGTCGCTGCTGTGCCGGCACGATCGTGCGGCGGACCGCATCCTGTTCGGCGGCGTCACCGCGCTGCTGCTGGGCGTGTACCTGACCTGGCGCGTCCGCGAAACCCTGCCCGACTGGCAGATGACTTTCGCCAGCGTATGGGCGCATGCGTTCTTTGCCTTCGAGTGCATGACGCTGGCCTACACGCTGCTGTCGATCGTGGTGCTGGCCCGCACCAGCAACCACACGCCCGATGCCGACGCGGGCGAGGCCGCGCTGCGCCGCGCGCAGCAGGTGCCGCCGGTGGACATCTTCATCGCCACCTACAACGAAGGGCTGGAGATCCTGGAGAAGACCATCGTCTCGGCGCTGGCGATCGACTACCCGGACTTCCGCGTCTGGGTGCTCGACGACACCCGCCGCGACTGGCTGCGCGAGTTCTGCGAGCGCGTCGGCGCGCACTACGTGACGCGCCCGGACAACGCCCACGCCAAGGCGGGCAACCTCAACAACGGCCTGCGCCACAGCGACGCCGCCGGCGGTGCGCCCTACATCCTGGTGCTCGACGCCGACTTCGCGCCCCATCGCAACATCCTGCTGCGCACCGTGGGCCTGTTCGCCGACCCGCGCGTGGGCGTGGTGCAGACGCCCCAGTTCTACTACAACGCCGACCCGATCCAGTACAACCTGCGCGCCACCGAATGCTGGGTCGACGAGCAGCGCGCGTTCTTCGACGTGATGCAGCCGGCCAAGGATGCCTGGGGCGCGGCGTTCTGCATCGGCACCTCGTTCGTGGTGCGGCGCGACCTGATCGAGCTGATCGGCGGCTTCCCCACCGGCACCGTGACCGAAGACATCCACCTGACCTACCGGCTGCTGCCGCACGGCTATATCACGCGCTGGCTCAACGAGCGCCTGAGCGTGGGCCTGTCCGCCGAAGGCCTGCCCGAGTACATCAGCCAGCGCAGCCGCTGGGGGCTGGGCACGATCCAGGTGGCGCTGACCGCCGACGGGCCGCTGCGCGGGCGCGGCTACACCGGGATGCAGCGCCTGCACTATGTGCACGGGCTGCTGCACTGGCTGTCGCGCCCGTTCACGCTGATGCTGCTGGCGGGGCCGCTGCTGTACTGGTACTTCGGCGTCTCCACGCTGTACGGCGAGCCGCTGCAGTTCCTGGCCTATGGCCTGCCCGCGCTGGTGGCGTACTGGGCGTACAGCATCTGGATCACCGGGCAGCGCGCCTTGCCGATCTTTACCGAGGTCACGCAGATCGTCGCGGCGCTGGCGGTGACCGCATCGCTGGTCAGCGCCATGTTCAAGCCGTTCGGGCGGCCGTTCAAGGTGACCAACAAGGGGCTGGACCGCTCCAAGCTGGTGATCCACGGCAAGTTCGCCGCGCTGTACGCGGGCCTGCTGGGCTTCTCCGCGCTCGGGCTGGGCCGCGCGCTGATGGTCGACCCCGATGCGCAAGGGCTGGCCTTCAACACGATCTGGACCGGGGTGGCGCTGATGCTGTACCTGGCCTCGTTGCTGGTGTGCGTGGAGTTGCCGCGCCCGCGCAAGGAAGAGCGCTTTCCGCACCATGCCGCCGCGCTGCTGCGCGTCGACGGGCGCGAGTACCGCGTCACCACCAAAGACCTGTCCTGCAACGGCGTGGCCGTGATCACGCCGCTGGCGCCGGCCTTCCGCCCCGGCATGGAGGGCGCGCTGTGGCTGGCGCAGACCGGCTGGATCCCGTGCCGCGTGGTGCGCCGCGACGGCCAGCTGCTGGGCATCGCGCTGCATGCCAGCATGGCCGCGCGCCACGCGCTGATCCGGCTGCTGTTCACCGACCCCGCCCACAACATTGCCCGACAAGGGCAGCCCCGGCTGGCGATCTCGCGCTTCATGCGGCGCGCGCTGATGGGCTGA
- a CDS encoding HlyD family efflux transporter periplasmic adaptor subunit: MADQRNNPPPRPHPLTPAPLRHPQGDGLVQRPQPVAVPLWHIVPRMAGYGVVLFIIWAVLTIMFPNVFTRSSERAVVNSPVSLVTSPVEGVVMKQMVAAGQPFTANQALMVVQNPNIDRSLLVDLTGKKLDNQQRYDSAKARLESNRRLMAATEQDLQRYNSAAQREHAARVRALEARLASANAQEDQQQEVVNRNQSMQWAGAVSEAYTNASRYQLSMLSNAKAAARAELDNAIGESQASRNKVYASSTDGPSATLAQRRQVLGAEAAQLTAELEQLEAYGKSVDEMIATEQERIERLSNLEIRSPEPGTIEDLIAQPGMRVAAGATLARASNCAQTRVVAVFPRSLSDNLLPGARLNVQVDGVTTALPASVAEVLPRAPDGDQARYFVPFPPIEKNEIYVIAKLDRPLGNLPAKAGAASATTATPGTAGTAAAAAPAASAQSGHCGMGRWARVTLNQSWLGQLRASL; the protein is encoded by the coding sequence ATGGCCGACCAGCGCAACAACCCGCCGCCGCGCCCTCATCCACTGACCCCGGCCCCGCTGCGCCATCCCCAGGGCGACGGCCTGGTGCAGCGCCCGCAGCCCGTCGCCGTGCCGCTATGGCATATCGTGCCGCGCATGGCGGGCTACGGCGTGGTGCTGTTCATCATCTGGGCCGTGCTGACGATCATGTTTCCAAATGTGTTTACGCGCTCGTCGGAGCGTGCGGTGGTGAACAGCCCGGTCAGCCTGGTGACGTCGCCGGTGGAAGGCGTGGTGATGAAGCAGATGGTGGCCGCGGGCCAGCCGTTCACGGCCAACCAGGCGCTGATGGTGGTGCAGAACCCCAACATCGACCGTTCGCTGCTGGTCGACCTGACCGGCAAGAAGCTCGACAACCAGCAGCGCTATGACTCCGCCAAGGCGCGGCTGGAAAGCAACCGCCGGCTGATGGCCGCCACCGAGCAGGACCTGCAGCGCTACAACAGCGCCGCGCAACGCGAGCACGCCGCGCGCGTGCGCGCGCTGGAGGCGCGGCTGGCCTCGGCCAATGCCCAGGAAGACCAGCAGCAGGAAGTGGTCAACCGCAACCAGAGCATGCAGTGGGCCGGCGCGGTCAGCGAGGCCTACACCAATGCCTCGCGCTACCAGCTGTCGATGCTGTCCAACGCCAAGGCCGCGGCCAGGGCCGAGCTCGACAACGCCATCGGCGAAAGCCAGGCGTCGCGCAACAAGGTCTATGCGTCGTCCACCGACGGCCCCAGCGCCACGCTCGCGCAGCGGCGCCAGGTGCTGGGCGCGGAAGCGGCGCAGCTGACGGCAGAGCTGGAGCAGCTGGAAGCCTACGGCAAGTCCGTCGACGAAATGATCGCCACCGAGCAGGAGCGCATCGAGCGGCTGTCCAACCTGGAGATCCGCTCGCCCGAGCCCGGCACCATCGAAGACCTGATCGCGCAGCCAGGCATGCGCGTTGCCGCCGGCGCCACGCTGGCGCGCGCCAGCAACTGCGCGCAGACGCGCGTGGTGGCGGTGTTCCCGCGCAGCCTCAGCGACAACCTGCTGCCCGGTGCGCGCCTGAACGTGCAGGTCGACGGCGTGACCACGGCGCTGCCGGCATCGGTGGCCGAGGTGCTGCCGCGCGCGCCGGACGGCGACCAGGCGCGCTACTTCGTGCCGTTCCCGCCGATCGAGAAGAACGAGATCTACGTGATCGCCAAGCTCGACCGCCCGCTGGGCAACCTGCCGGCGAAGGCCGGCGCGGCCTCTGCCACCACCGCCACGCCCGGCACGGCAGGCACGGCCGCCGCGGCGGCGCCCGCTGCATCGGCGCAGTCCGGGCACTGCGGCATGGGCCGCTGGGCGCGCGTCACGCTGAACCAGAGCTGGCTGGGCCAGTTGCGCGCATCGCTGTAA
- a CDS encoding MFS transporter: MPTDTALASPPADTTFRTDIPGRLDRLPWSRWHWRVAIALGVAWVLDGLEVTLVGSVGAVLERPDTLGLSATQVGWSGSLYIAGAVLGALVFGRMADRLGRKRLFLATLAVYMVATLATAFAPDFAFFAACRFCTGLGIGGEYAAINSAIDELIPARVRGRVNLAINGSFWLGAALGAGLSLVLLDARVFGPVWGWRACFALGAVLAVAIVLVRRHVPESPRWLATHGRLEEAERIIAAIEAEVRASHGPLPPIAPDCVAVAMRRRAAPGVGEVMRLLLRRFRQRSLITLALMVAQAFFYNAIFFTYALVLSRFYGVPETRVALYIFPFALGNALGPLLLGPLFDQVGRRRMIAATYVLSGVGLALTGWAFVQGWLDARTQALCWSAVFFLASAAASSAYLTASEVFPLEMRALAISVFYAVGTGTGGFIAPLLLGALIESGSREAVAAGYGFGAALVIVAGLLALRYGIDAERRPLEHIAPPLGSDD, from the coding sequence ATGCCAACCGATACCGCGCTCGCCAGCCCGCCTGCCGACACCACCTTCCGCACCGACATTCCCGGGCGGCTCGACCGCCTGCCGTGGTCGCGCTGGCACTGGCGCGTGGCGATCGCGCTGGGCGTGGCCTGGGTGCTCGATGGCCTGGAAGTCACGCTGGTCGGCTCGGTCGGCGCCGTGCTGGAGCGGCCCGATACGCTGGGGCTGAGCGCGACCCAGGTGGGCTGGTCGGGCTCGCTCTACATCGCGGGCGCGGTGCTGGGTGCGCTGGTGTTCGGGCGCATGGCCGACCGGCTCGGGCGCAAGCGGCTGTTCCTGGCCACGCTCGCGGTCTACATGGTGGCGACGCTGGCGACCGCGTTCGCGCCCGACTTTGCCTTCTTTGCCGCCTGCCGCTTCTGCACCGGCCTGGGCATCGGCGGCGAGTATGCCGCGATCAATTCCGCCATCGACGAACTGATTCCCGCACGCGTGCGCGGCCGCGTGAACCTTGCCATCAACGGCAGCTTCTGGCTGGGCGCGGCGCTGGGGGCGGGGCTCAGCCTGGTGCTGCTGGATGCGCGCGTATTCGGCCCGGTGTGGGGCTGGCGCGCCTGCTTCGCGCTCGGCGCGGTACTGGCGGTCGCGATCGTGCTGGTGCGCCGGCATGTGCCGGAGAGCCCGCGCTGGCTTGCCACGCACGGCAGGCTCGAAGAGGCCGAGCGCATCATCGCCGCGATCGAGGCCGAAGTGCGCGCCAGCCACGGGCCGCTGCCGCCGATTGCGCCCGATTGCGTGGCAGTGGCGATGCGCCGGCGCGCCGCCCCGGGCGTGGGCGAAGTCATGCGCCTGCTGCTGCGGCGCTTTCGCCAGCGCAGCCTGATCACGCTGGCGCTGATGGTGGCGCAGGCCTTCTTCTACAACGCGATCTTCTTCACCTATGCGCTGGTACTGTCGCGCTTCTATGGCGTGCCGGAAACGCGCGTGGCGCTCTACATCTTTCCGTTCGCGCTCGGCAATGCGCTGGGCCCGCTGCTGCTCGGGCCGCTGTTCGACCAGGTCGGGCGCCGGCGCATGATTGCCGCCACCTACGTGCTGTCCGGCGTTGGCCTCGCCTTGACCGGCTGGGCCTTCGTGCAGGGCTGGCTCGATGCGCGCACGCAGGCGCTGTGCTGGTCCGCCGTGTTCTTCCTGGCATCGGCCGCGGCCAGTTCCGCCTACCTGACCGCGAGCGAAGTCTTTCCGCTGGAAATGCGCGCGCTGGCGATCTCGGTGTTCTACGCCGTGGGCACCGGCACCGGCGGCTTCATCGCGCCGCTGCTGCTGGGCGCGCTGATCGAAAGCGGCAGCCGCGAAGCGGTGGCCGCGGGCTACGGCTTCGGCGCGGCGCTGGTGATCGTTGCCGGCCTGCTGGCCTTGCGCTACGGCATCGATGCGGAACGCCGTCCGCTCGAGCATATCGCGCCGCCGCTCGGCAGCGACGACTAG